In the Leifsonia sp. 466MF genome, one interval contains:
- the rpoB gene encoding DNA-directed RNA polymerase subunit beta has protein sequence MAAARNATNTDKTPKNGRAASRLSFAKITDTLTVPDLLALQTESFDWLVGNDAWKARVAEAEAQGRQDLPANTGLEEIFEEISPIEDLGETMQLSFTNPFLEEKKYSIDECKEKGKTYAAPLYVEAEFMNHLTGEIKTQTVFMGDFPLMTEKGTFIINGTERVVVSQLVRSPGVYFEATPDKTSDKDIFSARVIPSRGAWLEFEIDKRDQVGVRIDRKRKQSVTVFLKALGLTSEEILSEFAGYQSIELTLEKDAILTKEEALKDIYRKLRPGEQVAAEAARALLDNFYFNPKRYDLAKVGRYKINRKLGLEAPLSESVLTVQDIIATIKYLVALHDGQTTIKGLRNGVETDIRLDIDDIDHFGNRRIRAVGELIQNQVRTGLSRMERVVRERMTTQDIEAITPQTLINVRPVVAAIKEFFGTSQLSQFMDQNNPLAGLTHKRRLSALGPGGLSRERAGVEVRDVHPSHYGRMCPIETPEGPNIGLIGSLASFARINSFGFIETPYRKVVDGRVTDQIDYLTASEEDDFVVAQANAPLDANGHFVEERVLARQKGGEVDLIPAEEIGYMDVSPRQMVSVGTSLIPFLEHDDANRALMGANMQRQAVPLLRSESPVVGTGMEGYAAIDAGDVITAEKSGVVTEVSADAVTVQADDGTYQTYYLRKFDRSNQGTSYNHRVIVDEGDRIEQGEVVADGPATENGELALGKNLLVAFMPWEGHNFEDAIILSQNLVKDDTLSSIHIEEYEVDARDTKLGKEEITRDLPNVSPDLLADLDERGIIRIGAEVRPGDILVGKVTPKGETELSAEERLLRAIFNEKSREVRDTSLKVPHGEEGTVIGVKVFDSQDGDDELGSGVNQRVVVYIAQKRKITAGDKLAGRHGNKGVISKILPVEDMPFLADGTPVDVILNPLGVPGRMNFGQVLEIHLGWIAKNGWEIKGKPKWAAELPEAAFSAEPNTKVATPVFDGAKEEEIAGLLDSTLPTRDGDRLIGSSGKTQLFDGRSGEPYPDPVSVGYMYILKLHHLVDDKIHARSTGPYSMITQQPLGGKAQFGGQRFGEMEVWALEAYGAAYALQELLTIKSDDILGRVKVYEAIVKGENIQEPGIPESFKVLIKEMQSLCLNVEVLSADGQAVSLRDSDDEAFRAAEELGINISSRFESSSIDEI, from the coding sequence TTGGCTGCTGCGCGCAACGCAACCAACACCGACAAGACACCCAAGAACGGACGAGCCGCATCCCGACTCTCCTTCGCCAAGATCACGGACACCCTGACCGTTCCCGATCTGCTCGCACTGCAGACCGAGAGCTTCGACTGGCTGGTCGGCAACGACGCGTGGAAGGCTCGCGTCGCAGAAGCCGAGGCCCAGGGCCGTCAGGATCTTCCCGCCAACACGGGCCTCGAGGAGATCTTCGAGGAGATCTCTCCCATCGAGGACCTCGGCGAGACCATGCAGCTCTCGTTCACGAACCCGTTCCTCGAGGAGAAGAAGTACTCGATCGACGAGTGCAAGGAGAAGGGCAAGACCTACGCTGCCCCGCTCTACGTCGAGGCCGAGTTCATGAACCACCTCACCGGTGAGATCAAGACCCAGACGGTCTTCATGGGCGACTTCCCGCTCATGACCGAGAAGGGCACCTTCATCATCAACGGCACCGAGCGTGTCGTCGTCTCGCAGCTCGTCCGCTCCCCGGGCGTGTACTTCGAGGCCACCCCCGACAAGACGTCCGACAAGGACATCTTCTCGGCACGCGTGATCCCGAGCCGCGGTGCGTGGCTCGAGTTCGAGATCGACAAGCGCGACCAGGTCGGTGTCCGCATCGACCGCAAGCGCAAGCAGTCGGTCACGGTGTTCCTGAAGGCCCTCGGCCTCACCAGCGAGGAGATCCTCTCCGAGTTCGCCGGGTACCAGTCCATCGAGCTGACCCTCGAGAAGGACGCCATCCTCACCAAGGAGGAGGCGCTCAAGGACATCTACCGCAAGCTGCGTCCGGGCGAGCAGGTCGCCGCCGAGGCCGCGCGTGCACTGCTCGACAACTTCTACTTCAACCCGAAGCGCTACGACCTCGCCAAGGTCGGCCGTTACAAGATCAACCGCAAGCTCGGCCTCGAGGCCCCGCTGTCGGAGTCGGTGCTGACCGTTCAGGACATCATCGCCACGATCAAGTACCTGGTCGCCCTGCACGACGGCCAGACCACGATCAAGGGTCTCCGCAACGGCGTCGAGACGGACATCCGCCTCGACATCGACGACATCGACCACTTCGGCAACCGTCGCATCCGCGCCGTCGGCGAGCTCATCCAGAACCAGGTCCGCACCGGTCTCTCCCGCATGGAGCGCGTCGTCCGCGAGCGCATGACCACGCAGGACATCGAGGCGATCACGCCGCAGACCCTGATCAACGTGCGACCCGTCGTCGCGGCGATCAAGGAGTTCTTCGGAACGTCGCAGCTGTCGCAGTTCATGGACCAGAACAACCCGCTCGCGGGCCTGACCCACAAGCGTCGCCTCTCCGCGCTCGGCCCCGGTGGTCTGAGCCGTGAGCGTGCCGGCGTCGAGGTCCGTGACGTCCACCCGTCGCACTACGGCCGCATGTGCCCGATCGAGACGCCGGAAGGCCCGAACATCGGTCTGATCGGCTCGCTCGCGTCGTTCGCGCGGATCAACTCCTTCGGCTTCATCGAGACGCCGTACCGCAAGGTCGTCGACGGCCGGGTCACCGACCAGATCGACTACCTCACGGCCTCCGAAGAGGACGACTTCGTCGTCGCGCAGGCGAACGCCCCGCTCGACGCGAACGGCCACTTCGTGGAGGAGCGCGTCCTCGCCCGTCAGAAGGGCGGCGAGGTCGACCTGATCCCCGCCGAGGAGATCGGCTACATGGACGTCTCGCCGCGCCAGATGGTGTCGGTCGGTACGTCGCTGATCCCCTTCCTCGAGCACGACGACGCCAACCGAGCCCTCATGGGTGCGAACATGCAGCGCCAGGCGGTGCCGCTGCTCCGCTCGGAGAGCCCGGTCGTCGGAACCGGTATGGAGGGCTACGCGGCCATCGACGCCGGTGACGTGATCACCGCCGAGAAGTCCGGTGTCGTCACCGAGGTCTCGGCCGACGCGGTCACCGTCCAGGCGGACGACGGCACGTACCAGACCTACTACCTGCGCAAGTTCGACCGCTCGAACCAGGGCACGTCCTACAACCACCGCGTGATCGTGGACGAGGGCGACCGCATCGAGCAGGGCGAGGTCGTCGCCGACGGTCCCGCGACCGAGAACGGTGAGCTCGCGCTCGGCAAGAACCTGCTCGTCGCGTTCATGCCGTGGGAGGGTCACAACTTCGAGGATGCGATCATCCTCAGCCAGAACCTGGTGAAGGACGACACCCTCTCCTCGATCCACATCGAGGAGTACGAGGTCGACGCCCGCGACACCAAGCTCGGCAAGGAGGAGATCACCCGCGACCTCCCGAACGTCAGCCCGGACCTCCTGGCCGACCTCGACGAGCGCGGCATCATCCGCATCGGCGCCGAGGTGCGCCCCGGCGACATCCTCGTCGGCAAGGTCACGCCGAAGGGCGAGACCGAGCTGTCGGCCGAGGAGCGCCTGCTCCGCGCGATCTTCAACGAGAAGAGCCGCGAGGTGCGCGACACCTCCCTCAAGGTCCCGCACGGCGAGGAGGGCACCGTCATCGGTGTCAAGGTCTTCGACTCGCAGGACGGCGACGACGAGCTCGGCTCCGGCGTGAACCAGCGCGTGGTGGTCTACATCGCTCAGAAGCGCAAGATCACCGCGGGCGACAAGCTCGCCGGCCGTCACGGCAACAAGGGCGTCATCTCCAAGATCCTTCCGGTCGAGGACATGCCGTTCCTCGCCGACGGGACCCCGGTCGACGTCATCCTCAACCCGCTGGGTGTCCCCGGTCGAATGAACTTCGGTCAGGTCCTGGAGATCCACCTCGGGTGGATCGCCAAGAACGGCTGGGAGATCAAGGGCAAGCCGAAGTGGGCCGCTGAGCTCCCCGAGGCCGCCTTCTCGGCCGAGCCGAACACGAAGGTCGCGACCCCGGTGTTCGACGGCGCGAAGGAGGAGGAGATCGCAGGTCTGCTCGACTCGACCCTCCCGACCCGCGACGGCGACCGCCTGATCGGTTCCTCCGGTAAGACGCAGCTGTTCGACGGCCGCTCCGGCGAGCCGTACCCGGACCCTGTGTCGGTCGGCTACATGTACATCCTGAAGCTGCACCACCTGGTCGACGACAAGATCCACGCCCGTTCGACCGGTCCGTACTCGATGATCACCCAGCAGCCGCTCGGTGGTAAGGCGCAGTTCGGTGGTCAGCGCTTCGGTGAGATGGAGGTGTGGGCCCTCGAGGCCTACGGCGCCGCGTACGCGCTGCAGGAGCTCCTGACCATCAAGTCGGATGACATCCTCGGCCGCGTCAAGGTGTACGAGGCCATCGTCAAGGGTGAGAACATCCAGGAGCCGGGCATCCCGGAGTCCTTCAAGGTGCTCATCAAGGAGATGCAGTCCCTCTGCCTGAACGTGGAGGTCCTGTCGGCCGACGGCCAGGCGGTCAGCCTGCGCGACTCTGACGACGAGGCCTTCCGCGCCGCGGAGGAGCTCGGCATCAACATCTCCTCCCGCTTCGAGTCGTCGTCGATCGACGAGATCTAA